A single window of Nematostella vectensis chromosome 4, jaNemVect1.1, whole genome shotgun sequence DNA harbors:
- the LOC5511332 gene encoding uncharacterized protein LOC5511332, protein MAKTETADPFRQRNLRAGFIGLVLIGGTSLIFVLFISTKTNQISKLSYILDDISTSNSSDGVLLSASFLANNPNGTYPDKSPCYYTRLRKAPKKPDESASNDQKTAKCRKHEPSAKSCEEANKYFNNPNYDPLPRRCSTKNNEDICQVISNSSRELPDFKCDVTVCGGSLVSITKVDAKTGLVASWQDMDPFDVNKVKEMAKKALDEGFSFVFLRCSGFQQVLMFPPKRIQPTVPLKKRININIVVVDSVARTHFFRAMKRSVSAMREIIYDDTIPATVLDFEFFQGISMHTFDNIRPLFSGVTKGNDHFSNVAYTALHPLGIDVLYGHYKKHGYQTMFQEDLCWQDSWGIMLNNLQQHASGQAKWSDFQDVVRKHNVDHFGLTHFSCLVLRGYGRTNPYDYPSEICFNGLHYSKYFFRYIALLTREITQDPNAAPLISYQHFNTGHTPTGTRVTNDDEPLAQFLNAMANDPNTLTIVLSDHGHTRTSYASTDEGQNELYSPFLFMVLPNHVASLLGKQRVEALVKNQQRIFTTLDLHKALMSLHSTDKPSSDYKQAGIFAKIPADRTCSDLPLSPLARCRCEGWDETAEENSPRIKWLAEFAVGTLNDLIQEQYVKGLSDAQSIPGNCVRLLGKSFSSIRQRSKGKSKVTTFDLHVTAHASVPLTEDEVFKVAVSHGDGVYPALKSYSRHSLYNKFKNCADKQVDLKLCICSNKPRTSNTSQYMNEVISSNVFGSKSEVKDISGGCVFLITRSHDGLTLVYEVANLCPVKKQIVFEGSDYYVDISMKLPRTIDAEPNTVHFVISGVRRIMALSYLEFKTRVVR, encoded by the exons ATGGCCAAGACCGAGACAGCAGACCCGTTCCGACAACGTAATCTG CGGGCAGGTTTCATTGGACTGGTCTTAATCGGAGGGACCTCGCTgatctttgttttgtttatctcTACGAAAACGAACCAAATTTCAAAGCTATCTTACATACTTGACG ACATTAGCACTTCTAATTCTTCTG aTGGGGTTCTCCTGTCCGCTTCCTTTTTAGCGAATAATCCGAATGGGACCTATCCCGATAAGTCACCTTGTTACTACACTCGACTTCGGAAAGCTCCCAAGAAACCTGACGAATCGGCCTCTAATGACCAGAAGACAGCGAAATGCCGTAAACACGA ACCAAGTGCAAAATCATGTGAGGAAGCCaacaaatatttcaataatCCTAACTACGACCCCCTACCCAGAAGATGCAGCACGAAGAATAACGAAGATATCTGCCAGGTCATAAGCAACAGCAGCAGGGAGTTGCCAGACTTcaaatgtgacgtcacagtaTGCGGGGGGTCCCTTGTTTCTATCACAAAGGTCGATGCGAAGACGGGTCTGGTGGCTTCCTGGCAAGATATGGACCCTTTCGATGTCAATAAAGTCAAGGAAATGGCAAAAAAGGCTCTGGATGAGGGGTTCTCCTTCGTGTTTCTCCGTTGCAGTGGGTTTCAACAAGTGCTGATGTTCCCACCTAAGCGAATACAGCCAACAGTCCCTTTGAAAAAGagaattaatattaatatagtCGTGGTTGACTCTGTCGCAAGGACGCACTTTTTCCGGGCTATGAAAAGATCTGTGTCTGCCATGCGGGAGATTATTTATGACGACACCATTCCGGCAACTGTACTGGACTTTGAGTTTTTCCAGGGAATCAGCATGCATACCTTTGATAACATCCGACCGCTGTTTTCAGGCGTCACGAAAG GAAATGATCATTTCAGCAACGTGGCTTACACCGCGCTCCACCCTTTGGGCATTGACGTGTTGTACGGCCATTACAAGAAGCACGGGTACCAGACGATGTTCCAGGAAGACCTGTGCTGGCAAGACTCGTGGGGAATCATGCTGAACAACTTGCAGCAGCATGCCTCAGGACAGGCAAA GTGGTCTGACTTCCAAGATGTCGTCAGAAAACACAACGTAGATCACTTCGGCCTAACGCATTTCAGCTGCCTTGTTTTGAGGGGGTACGGTCGCACAAATCCCTACGACTACCCATCAGAAATCTGCTTTAATGGTCTACATTACAGCAAGTACTTCTTCCGGTACATCGCTCTCCTGACACGCGAGATTACACAAGACCCAAACGCGGCCCCTCTGATCTCGTACCAGCACTTCAACACGGGGCATACTCCCACAGGGACGCGCGTCACTAACGATGACGAGCCGTTAGCGCAGTTTCTTAACGCAATGGCGAACGACCCGAACACGCTCACGATAGTGCTTTCGGATCACGGGCACACGCGCACGTCATACGCAAGCACAGACGAAGGCCAAAACGAGCTATACAGTCCATTCCTTTTTATGGTACTGCCCAATCACGTAGCTTCTTTACTTGGGAAACAGAGAGTTGAGGCTTTAGTAAAGAACCAACAACGGATCTTCACAACATTAGACTTGCATAAAGCGCTGATGTCCCTTCACAGTACGGATAAGCCATCAAGTGATTATAAACAAGCGGGGATATTTGCTAAGATCCCTGCGGACAGGACGTGCTCTGATCTACCGTTGTCGCCGTTGGCGCGCTGTCGCTGCGAAGGCTGGGACGAGACGGCTGAGGAGAACTCGCCACGGATCAAATGGCTGGCGGAGTTTGCAGTAGGCACGCTCAATGACCTCATACAAGAGCAGTACGTGAAAG GCCTATCCGACGCTCAGTCAATCCCGGGAAACTGCGTGCGCCTGCTTGGCAAATCCTTTTCTTCCATCAGACAAAGAAGTAAAGGCAAAAGCAAAGTGACCACATTCGACCTTCACGTGACTGCGCATGCCTCGGTACCGCTGACCGAAGACGAAGTATTCAAGGTCGCAGTTTCACATGGTGACGGAGTATACCCGGCGCTGAAATCTTACTCCAGACATTCACTGTACAACAAATTCAAGAACTGCGCCGACAAACAGGTCGACCTTAAGCTTTGTATCTGTTCCAACAAACCAAGAACCTCCAATACATCACAATATATGAACGAAGTTATTTCCTCCAATGTCTTTGGATCGAAATCAGAAGTGAAGGATATCAGTGGAGGCTGTGTTTTCTTGATAACGCGTTCTCACGATGGTTTGACCTTGGTGTACGAGGTCGCAAACTTGTGTCCTGTTAAAAAGCAAATAGTTTTTGAAGGCTCGGACTATTATGTAGATATTTCCATGAAGCTGCCAAGGACCATAGACGCTGAACCGAACACCGTGCATTTTGTGATATCCGGAGTGCGTAGAATTATGGCATTAAGCTATTTAGAATTTAAGACTCGTGTTGTTCGATAA